A stretch of the Streptococcus suis genome encodes the following:
- a CDS encoding PTS mannose/fructose/sorbose transporter subunit IIC, giving the protein MSDITFISAILVVIVAFFAGLEGILDEFQFHQPLVACTLIGLVTGNLAAGVMLGGSLQMIALGWANIGAAVAPDAALASVAAAIIMIKGGDFTTEGIAVATTTSIPLAVAGLFLTMIVRTISVGLVHGADNAAKSANFAAVERYHLFALLLQGLRIAIPAALLLAIPAEAVQSVLEAMPAWLSGGMAVGGGMVVAVGYAMVINMMATREVWPFFALGFAFAAISQLTLIALGVIGVAIAIIYLNLSKQGGSGNGGASSNDPIGDILEDY; this is encoded by the coding sequence ATGTCAGATATTACATTTATTTCTGCAATTCTCGTTGTCATCGTCGCCTTCTTTGCTGGTCTTGAAGGTATCCTTGACGAATTCCAATTCCATCAACCATTGGTTGCTTGTACCCTTATCGGTCTCGTTACTGGTAACTTAGCTGCAGGTGTTATGCTTGGTGGTTCTCTACAAATGATTGCCCTTGGTTGGGCTAACATTGGTGCAGCTGTTGCTCCTGACGCCGCTCTCGCTTCAGTTGCTGCTGCTATCATCATGATTAAAGGTGGAGACTTCACAACTGAAGGTATTGCCGTTGCTACTACAACTTCTATCCCTCTTGCAGTAGCTGGTCTTTTCCTTACTATGATTGTACGTACAATCTCAGTCGGTCTTGTACACGGTGCTGATAATGCTGCTAAAAGTGCTAACTTTGCTGCAGTAGAACGTTACCACTTATTTGCTCTCCTTCTCCAAGGTTTGCGTATTGCCATTCCTGCTGCTCTTCTTCTTGCAATTCCTGCAGAAGCTGTTCAATCAGTACTTGAAGCAATGCCGGCATGGTTGTCAGGTGGTATGGCCGTTGGTGGTGGTATGGTTGTTGCGGTTGGTTATGCAATGGTTATCAACATGATGGCAACTCGTGAAGTTTGGCCATTCTTCGCACTTGGTTTTGCATTTGCTGCAATTAGCCAATTGACTCTTATCGCACTTGGTGTTATCGGTGTTGCAATTGCCATTATCTACCTTAACTTGTCTAAACAAGGTGGTTCTGGTAACGGTGGTGCTTCATCTAACGACCCAATCGGCGATATTCTTGAAGACTACTAA